A genomic window from Microvirga sp. TS319 includes:
- a CDS encoding phosphatase PAP2 family protein, whose translation MDLAASMTFLARQGANWIAGGGLTAMEAWNDALFLALNAAEHPPSGLVVMALAFGQWAIFLVPVLLAALWLWGTRDSRSGLLLAVLGAEVALALNQAIALIWPHPRPFAVPIGHTLIPHAADSSFPSDHLTFLVAIGIGLLAWTHERWAGRLVLLLAVPVAWSRLFLGVHFPFDMLGAVPVAATGILAVAPLHAWVRRTIVPRLAEPLYRRVFSTPIERGWIRP comes from the coding sequence TTGGACCTGGCCGCTTCAATGACCTTTCTGGCGCGCCAAGGAGCCAATTGGATTGCTGGCGGAGGATTGACTGCAATGGAAGCTTGGAACGACGCGCTTTTTCTCGCCCTAAACGCCGCTGAGCACCCGCCCTCCGGACTGGTCGTGATGGCGCTCGCCTTTGGCCAATGGGCGATCTTTCTGGTTCCGGTGCTGCTGGCCGCGCTGTGGCTTTGGGGCACCCGCGACAGCCGCAGCGGCTTGTTGCTTGCTGTGCTCGGCGCCGAGGTGGCTCTTGCCTTGAACCAAGCCATCGCCCTGATCTGGCCCCATCCACGTCCGTTCGCCGTTCCGATCGGGCACACCCTGATCCCACACGCCGCGGACAGTTCCTTCCCGAGCGATCACCTCACGTTTCTCGTCGCGATCGGGATCGGGCTCCTGGCGTGGACCCACGAACGTTGGGCCGGTCGCCTCGTTTTGTTGCTGGCCGTACCTGTGGCGTGGTCGCGCCTGTTCCTCGGCGTCCACTTTCCTTTTGACATGCTGGGGGCGGTTCCGGTGGCGGCGACCGGAATCCTGGCGGTCGCGCCGCTCCACGCGTGGGTCCGCCGTACGATCGTGCCTCGCTTGGCCGAGCCGCTCTATCGACGCGTGTTTTCCACTCCCATCGAAAGGGGCTGGATTCGGCCCTGA
- a CDS encoding winged helix-turn-helix domain-containing protein, whose amino-acid sequence MKILVIEDDNETGAYLRRGLEEHGHVVDLAANGRDGLFLAAAEAYDVMIVDRMLPGLDGLGVVKTVRGAGVRTPVLFLTTLGGVGDRVEGLEAGGDDYLVKPFAFAELLARVNALARRPPMAQIETVLKIADLEMDLIGRKVRRAGREIDLQPREFRLLEYLIRNADRVVTRTMLLENVWEFHFDPKTNIVETHVSRLRSKVDKGFEAELIETVRGSGYRLRAAA is encoded by the coding sequence ATGAAGATTCTCGTAATCGAGGATGACAACGAAACGGGAGCCTACCTCCGCCGAGGCCTCGAGGAGCACGGGCATGTCGTTGATCTGGCCGCGAATGGCCGCGACGGTCTCTTCCTGGCGGCCGCGGAGGCCTATGATGTCATGATCGTGGACCGCATGCTCCCGGGACTGGACGGGCTCGGTGTCGTCAAGACGGTGCGCGGCGCCGGCGTCAGGACCCCGGTGTTGTTCCTCACCACCCTGGGCGGAGTGGGTGATCGGGTCGAGGGTCTCGAAGCCGGCGGCGATGACTATCTTGTCAAGCCTTTCGCCTTTGCCGAACTCCTGGCCCGCGTCAACGCGCTCGCCCGAAGGCCGCCGATGGCGCAGATCGAAACCGTGCTCAAGATCGCGGATCTCGAGATGGATCTCATCGGGCGCAAGGTGCGCCGGGCTGGGCGTGAGATCGACCTGCAGCCGCGTGAATTCCGGTTGCTGGAGTACCTGATCCGCAACGCCGATCGTGTTGTGACCCGCACCATGCTGCTCGAGAACGTCTGGGAATTCCACTTCGATCCCAAGACCAATATCGTCGAAACGCATGTCAGCCGCCTGCGATCCAAGGTCGACAAGGGCTTCGAGGCGGAATTGATCGAGACTGTCCGTGGTTCGGGATATCGTTTGCGTGCGGCTGCGTAG
- a CDS encoding TniQ family protein, with amino-acid sequence MSQRWPVRIAPESDELLSSWLLRLGFANGLAPRDFGRVLGFHPGKWPRRLDLNVPEVLGEMLRARAGLSSSDLTRLCLPEGSQRALLLPLRCDLPSGRQAKFMAAWLQFCPRCLAEDGQPYFRRTWRSATAVICLKHQCRLLDRCEDCGQAIGAFNHLILRPQHICATCSRDLRRSCAPRLEPVASRAAIKLLYLGQAASSREGLAGSLLRLPRRLMEPRHRSLAQLSSVERARGLTELSGAIDKLFQRSQSCASPLPQSARPRPLRGAELDDLFRAYSATRREASSLKS; translated from the coding sequence ATGTCGCAGCGATGGCCGGTGAGGATCGCCCCGGAGTCCGACGAACTTCTGTCCAGTTGGCTGCTGCGGCTCGGGTTCGCGAATGGCCTCGCACCGCGCGATTTCGGGCGGGTTTTGGGGTTTCATCCTGGAAAGTGGCCCCGACGGCTCGATCTGAACGTGCCGGAGGTATTGGGAGAGATGCTCCGGGCACGAGCGGGATTGTCATCCTCGGATCTCACCCGCTTATGCCTTCCTGAGGGAAGCCAGCGCGCCCTCCTTCTTCCGCTCCGATGCGACCTCCCTAGCGGAAGGCAAGCCAAGTTTATGGCAGCGTGGCTGCAGTTCTGCCCCAGGTGCTTGGCCGAGGATGGTCAACCCTACTTTCGCCGGACCTGGCGGAGCGCCACGGCCGTCATTTGCCTGAAACATCAGTGCCGGCTCCTGGACCGTTGTGAGGATTGTGGTCAGGCAATCGGTGCGTTCAATCACCTGATCCTGAGGCCTCAACATATTTGCGCCACCTGCAGTCGCGACCTTCGGCGGAGTTGTGCGCCACGTCTTGAGCCCGTTGCGAGCCGTGCCGCCATCAAGCTCCTGTATCTCGGTCAAGCCGCCTCGTCACGTGAGGGTCTTGCTGGATCCCTGCTCCGACTGCCACGTCGCTTGATGGAACCGCGCCATCGATCGCTGGCACAGCTCTCAAGCGTGGAGCGAGCCCGTGGACTGACGGAGCTGTCGGGTGCAATCGACAAGCTGTTTCAAAGGAGCCAGAGCTGCGCTTCTCCCTTGCCGCAGTCTGCTCGTCCGCGGCCGCTGCGTGGGGCGGAGTTGGACGATCTGTTCCGCGCCTATTCGGCCACTCGTCGTGAAGCAAGCTCGCTTAAGTCATGA
- a CDS encoding TniB family NTP-binding protein, producing MVHHLQERIRPWLSRSEVERIGFLQAPRWIAYHTAVEALRKLDDLLERAPSLRPPGIALVGPFNNGKTMIAERFSVAHLRAMQTGGGPQRVWVIQTREGAGVLNFYDGILAGLQAPVTKTHRSSLKAQQLDQLFRHLRPRVMVFDEFQNALLGRPSDVKKVFAALRRFGREYDISTVLVGDVTVYDHINVTDEMASRFELVSVPRWRYDEEYFALLDSLESVLPLAQASDLSDEAVARTIYRLSEGLIGEVISLTTKAAIQAIQTREEKISIDLLDRLQYVPLSLRRSPQQRDALL from the coding sequence ATGGTGCATCATCTTCAAGAGCGGATCCGCCCGTGGCTGAGCCGGTCGGAGGTTGAGCGTATCGGCTTCCTTCAGGCACCACGCTGGATTGCGTACCACACGGCGGTCGAAGCCTTGCGGAAGCTGGATGATCTTCTTGAACGGGCACCGTCGTTGCGTCCACCCGGCATTGCGCTCGTTGGGCCGTTCAACAACGGCAAGACCATGATCGCCGAACGCTTCAGCGTGGCCCACCTCAGGGCCATGCAAACCGGCGGGGGGCCGCAACGGGTGTGGGTTATCCAGACGCGTGAAGGCGCAGGGGTGCTCAACTTCTATGATGGAATTCTGGCCGGGTTGCAGGCTCCGGTCACCAAGACCCACCGGAGCAGCCTCAAAGCCCAACAGCTTGATCAGCTGTTTCGCCACCTCCGGCCACGGGTCATGGTCTTCGATGAGTTCCAGAATGCGCTCCTCGGCCGCCCTAGTGACGTCAAGAAGGTCTTCGCGGCCCTGCGGAGGTTTGGACGGGAGTACGATATCTCAACAGTTCTTGTGGGTGACGTGACCGTCTACGACCATATCAATGTTACCGATGAGATGGCGAGCCGCTTCGAACTCGTATCAGTTCCGCGGTGGCGATACGATGAGGAATACTTCGCGCTGCTCGACAGTCTCGAGAGCGTGTTGCCGCTCGCGCAGGCATCGGATCTTTCCGACGAAGCGGTAGCCCGGACCATTTACAGACTCTCTGAAGGCCTCATTGGCGAAGTCATCAGTCTCACGACGAAAGCGGCCATTCAGGCCATCCAAACGCGGGAGGAGAAAATCAGCATCGATTTGCTCGATCGACTGCAGTATGTGCCATTGTCCTTGCGGCGCAGCCCACAGCAACGCGATGCGTTGTTGTAA
- a CDS encoding outer membrane protein: MANIMRKLSRVLVTTAASLVVGASAALAADLPARQYAPAPVYNPAPLFTWSGFHAGVNGGYGWSNRNQTYLGSADTLSSKGSNGGFVGGGQIGYNYQLVPGTGLVVGLETDLQYADLGNKTTYVAGSPAALSGSSSGGNYFGTVRGRLGYAFDRFLVYGTGGFAYGDVGSRSWGPLAGNRGTEVGYTLGGGLEYALTNNWTAKVEALYVSLGNGSRNTSALGTPAISSTSSGRDDFGVVRAGLNYKF; the protein is encoded by the coding sequence ATGGCGAACATCATGCGCAAGCTTTCCCGCGTTCTCGTCACCACCGCCGCATCTCTCGTGGTTGGAGCGTCAGCTGCTCTGGCAGCCGATCTGCCCGCGCGCCAGTATGCCCCGGCCCCCGTCTACAATCCCGCCCCGCTGTTCACTTGGAGTGGCTTCCACGCCGGCGTGAACGGTGGTTATGGTTGGAGCAACCGCAACCAAACCTACCTTGGCTCTGCTGATACGTTGAGCAGCAAGGGATCGAACGGCGGCTTTGTCGGCGGTGGCCAGATCGGCTACAATTATCAGCTCGTGCCGGGAACCGGCCTCGTGGTTGGCCTGGAGACCGACCTGCAATACGCCGACCTCGGCAACAAGACGACCTACGTCGCCGGTTCGCCGGCCGCGCTGTCTGGCAGCAGCTCGGGTGGAAACTATTTTGGCACGGTGCGCGGCCGGCTCGGCTATGCGTTCGACCGGTTCCTCGTCTACGGAACCGGCGGCTTCGCCTATGGCGATGTCGGAAGCCGCAGCTGGGGGCCTCTCGCCGGCAACCGTGGCACCGAGGTTGGTTACACGCTCGGTGGCGGCCTCGAGTATGCCCTCACCAACAATTGGACGGCGAAGGTAGAAGCACTTTACGTCAGCCTCGGCAATGGCTCAAGGAACACGTCTGCGCTCGGGACGCCAGCCATCTCCAGCACCAGCTCGGGTCGCGACGATTTCGGTGTGGTGCGCGCCGGCCTGAATTACAAGTTCTAG
- a CDS encoding tyrosine-protein phosphatase: MVGLGVVLGAGLGYLQLSGNFHPVIAGEVYRSAQPTPEALAGYIKEHRIRSIINLRGSNSGADWYDAEVAAAKALGLAHYDFGMSARKPLDQHRAQELIALMEKSEKPVLIHCQGGADRSGLASALYVAAIAKAGEEAAERQISLRYGHISLPMTAAYAMDETFEALEPWLGFSGS, encoded by the coding sequence ATGGTAGGGCTAGGTGTTGTACTAGGAGCGGGTCTTGGATACCTCCAGCTCAGCGGAAACTTTCATCCGGTCATCGCGGGAGAGGTCTACAGATCCGCGCAGCCGACACCTGAGGCCCTGGCAGGGTACATCAAAGAACACCGGATCCGGTCGATTATCAATCTGCGGGGCAGCAATTCCGGCGCAGATTGGTATGATGCCGAGGTGGCTGCAGCCAAGGCTCTGGGTCTCGCTCACTACGATTTCGGGATGTCGGCGCGCAAGCCGCTCGACCAGCACCGCGCCCAGGAGCTGATCGCGTTGATGGAAAAGTCGGAGAAGCCGGTCCTGATCCACTGCCAAGGCGGCGCTGACCGCAGCGGGCTTGCGTCCGCCCTCTATGTCGCGGCCATCGCAAAGGCTGGAGAAGAAGCGGCGGAGCGTCAGATATCCCTGCGCTACGGGCACATCTCGCTGCCGATGACGGCCGCCTATGCCATGGATGAGACCTTCGAAGCACTGGAGCCGTGGCTGGGCTTCAGCGGCTCCTGA
- a CDS encoding ATP-binding protein yields the protein MRLRSITMGTGFRLAAVAATIVLVSILILGFGIYSTVKGALEGQVRGGIERDMADLAPLVEQAGAAALQTRSTQDLQRRFAYRLASPEGNYLSGERWLDIRKPGWTEFETADGVAREVPFDGDVLVLTERLRSGLLLSVASDITWIDGVEDSLLTQFTWALLIGIVLALGAGALIAQALLRRVDAVARTANAIIAGDLSRRIALTGSGDDFDRLAITLNAMLDRIAGLMENLRQVSNDIAHDLRTPLARLRQGLEDARARARTTDSYQEAVDRAIGEADGLLQTFSALLRIAQIEAGARRAAFRPVDLSDALQTVVEAYEPAAEDSGRRLIATITAGIVVPGDRELVVQLIANLVENALCHTPVGTDVAVSLSTDPDGSAIAAVTDNGPGIPASEREAVLRRFYRLERSRTTPGNGLGLSLAAAVVDLHRGALSLHDNQPGLKVEIRFGPVSHVHSARGCS from the coding sequence GTGCGGCTGCGTAGTATCACGATGGGAACGGGGTTCCGGCTGGCGGCCGTTGCCGCGACGATCGTGCTCGTCTCGATTCTCATTCTCGGCTTTGGCATCTATTCGACCGTCAAGGGCGCCCTCGAGGGGCAGGTCCGGGGAGGCATTGAGCGCGATATGGCCGACCTTGCGCCACTCGTGGAACAGGCCGGTGCGGCGGCGCTCCAAACCCGCTCGACCCAAGATCTCCAGCGCCGCTTCGCCTACCGATTGGCATCCCCCGAGGGGAATTATCTCTCCGGTGAACGTTGGCTCGATATTCGGAAGCCGGGCTGGACAGAGTTCGAAACCGCAGATGGCGTCGCGCGGGAGGTGCCCTTTGATGGCGATGTCCTGGTGCTGACGGAGCGCCTGAGAAGCGGTCTGCTCCTGTCGGTGGCGTCCGACATCACTTGGATCGATGGAGTCGAGGACTCCCTGCTGACCCAATTCACCTGGGCGCTGCTCATTGGAATTGTGCTTGCCCTTGGCGCCGGCGCGCTGATTGCGCAGGCGTTGCTGCGGCGTGTCGATGCCGTCGCCCGCACGGCCAACGCCATCATCGCAGGGGACCTCTCCCGGCGCATTGCTCTGACGGGCTCTGGTGACGATTTCGACCGGCTCGCCATAACCTTGAACGCCATGCTCGATCGCATCGCCGGCCTGATGGAAAACCTGCGACAGGTCTCAAACGACATCGCCCATGACCTGCGCACGCCGTTGGCGCGCCTGCGGCAGGGGCTGGAGGACGCCCGGGCGCGCGCCAGGACGACGGACAGTTATCAAGAGGCCGTGGATCGCGCCATTGGCGAGGCCGACGGTCTCCTCCAAACGTTCTCAGCCCTGCTGCGCATTGCGCAGATTGAAGCGGGAGCGCGGCGGGCAGCGTTCCGCCCCGTCGACCTGTCCGACGCCCTGCAAACCGTGGTCGAAGCCTATGAGCCGGCAGCCGAGGATAGTGGACGCCGCCTGATCGCGACGATCACCGCCGGAATCGTTGTCCCAGGCGACCGCGAGCTTGTCGTCCAACTCATTGCCAATCTGGTGGAAAACGCCCTTTGCCACACGCCGGTTGGCACGGATGTCGCGGTGAGTCTGTCGACCGACCCTGACGGCAGCGCTATCGCTGCCGTCACCGACAACGGACCTGGAATTCCGGCCAGCGAACGTGAGGCCGTCCTGCGCCGGTTCTACCGCCTGGAGCGCAGCCGCACGACGCCCGGGAACGGCCTAGGTTTGAGCTTGGCGGCGGCCGTCGTAGACCTGCACCGGGGCGCGCTCTCCCTCCACGACAATCAGCCCGGGCTCAAGGTTGAAATCCGCTTCGGGCCAGTCTCCCATGTCCACTCGGCTCGGGGGTGTTCATGA